The following coding sequences lie in one Thermovirga sp. genomic window:
- a CDS encoding LD-carboxypeptidase — translation DDAAGIVLGQFTHIPPRKPKESFTLPEVLEAIIVPEGKPTLINGCFGHGPKKATLPLGARAVLDGSKSTLTVVESGVE, via the coding sequence GACGACGCGGCGGGGATCGTGCTGGGCCAGTTCACCCATATTCCTCCCAGGAAGCCGAAGGAATCCTTCACGCTGCCGGAGGTCCTGGAGGCGATCATTGTCCCCGAAGGGAAGCCGACGCTGATAAACGGATGCTTTGGCCACGGCCCGAAGAAGGCGACCCTGCCCCTGGGGGCCCGGGCCGTGCTGGACGGTTCGAAGTCGACGCTGACGGTGGTGGAATCGGGGGTGGAGTGA
- a CDS encoding EamA family transporter — protein sequence MFSLFLLVTAAFLHAGWNLVAKRVAGGAAFAWLFSLLASLLLFPFALRASWGSNCCFGKTFIFLAVISAAFEAGYYILLQKGYKAGDLSVVYPLARGTGPLLSTLLAMALLGEDPTLLNQAGTGLVIAGIFWIAGGVSLFRDSCSRAAPLLGIATGACIAGYSLVDGAAVFAIVAFQTMLLSLPALRDPEGIFHQWDRNRRPALFIAFLSASAYLAVLYALSVAPLSLVAPAREISVVIGTYLGTTVLGEGDRKRRMTGSVIILAGIALLAVG from the coding sequence TTGTTTTCCTTGTTCCTGCTCGTAACAGCGGCTTTCCTCCACGCGGGATGGAACCTCGTCGCCAAGCGCGTCGCCGGCGGCGCAGCTTTTGCCTGGCTTTTCTCCCTTTTGGCTTCCCTGCTGCTTTTCCCCTTCGCGCTTCGTGCCTCCTGGGGGAGCAACTGCTGCTTCGGTAAGACTTTCATCTTCCTGGCAGTGATCAGCGCCGCCTTCGAAGCCGGCTATTACATCCTTCTCCAAAAAGGATACAAGGCGGGGGACCTGTCCGTCGTCTACCCCCTCGCAAGGGGAACGGGACCTCTTCTTTCCACCCTGCTGGCGATGGCGCTGCTGGGCGAGGACCCCACGCTCCTGAACCAGGCCGGGACCGGCCTGGTCATCGCAGGAATCTTCTGGATAGCCGGGGGCGTTTCCCTGTTCAGGGACTCTTGCTCGAGGGCGGCACCCCTCCTGGGCATCGCGACGGGGGCTTGCATTGCCGGGTATTCCCTGGTGGACGGGGCGGCCGTCTTCGCTATCGTCGCTTTCCAGACCATGCTTCTTTCCCTCCCGGCCCTCCGGGACCCCGAGGGAATCTTCCACCAGTGGGATCGTAACAGAAGGCCCGCCCTTTTTATCGCATTCCTGTCGGCCTCGGCCTACCTGGCCGTGCTGTACGCTCTCTCCGTCGCCCCCCTGAGCCTGGTAGCGCCAGCGAGGGAGATCAGCGTCGTGATCGGGACGTACCTGGGGACGACGGTACTCGGAGAAGGGGATCGAAAACGCAGGATGACGGGGTCGGTGATCATCCTGGCCGGGATAGCGCTCCTGGCGGTTGGGTAA